GAACTAGGGCTGGGATGGGGCTGAGGTAGGGCTGGGATGGGGCTGAACTAGGGCTGGGATGGGGCTGAGGTAGGGCTGGGATGGGGCTGAACTAGGGCTGGGATGGGGCTGAGGTAGGGCTGGGATGGGGCTGAGGTAGGGCTGGGATGGGGCTGAACTAGGGCTGGGATGGGGCTGAACTAGGGCTGGGATGGGGCTGAGGTAGGGCTGGGATGGGGCTGAACTAGGGCTGGGATGGGGCTGAGGTAGGGCTGGGATGGGGCTGAACTAGGCCTGGGATGGGGCTGAGGTAGGGCTGGGATGGGGCTGAACTAGGGCATGGATGGGGCTGAGGTAGGGCTGGGATGGGGCTGAACTAGGGCTGGGATGGGGCTGAGGTAGGGCTGGGCTATGAAAGGGGCAATGCTAGCCAGGAGCGCATTTTAATATTGTGGAACAGTGCTGAGACTTAGGGGGAGACAAGACGGCAAGGATGCAGAGATTAGAAGGtgaataggaagagagagagagagagagactgcagagggaTAGAACAAAGAGACCAGCTCTAGtgaatggagaaagagagagagagagagagagagagagagagagagagagagagagagagagagagagagagaggcagggtagaCAGATAGGCAGAATGGCTGGTGTCATGTTGGAGGCAGAATGGCTGGTGTCATGTTGGAGGCAGAATGGCTGGTGTCATGTTGGAGGCAGAATGGCTGGTGTCATTTACAtgtctttggtgtgtgtgtgtgtgtgtgtgtgtgtgtgtgtgtgtgtgtgtgtgtgtgtgtgtgtgtgtgtgtgtgtgtgtgtgtgtgtgtgtgtgtgtgtgtgtgtgtgtgtgtgtgtgtgtgtgtgtgtgtgtgtgtgtgtgtgtgtgtgtggacgaaAGAGGAAACCGGCTGTGACCTTCACTCTGTGTTCAGTCTCTCCCAATAACCTTTGTTGTAAAAAGCACATATCTGTCATCTTCTGTTCAACACCATGACACACATGAACAGAAAGGATTCTACCAAGGTTCCCAACGCAAGATTCTGCCTGTGTAGCTTGTTTGTCAGCTGGTCTTACAGGTACCAGCCAAGGTCAAATAACTGACACATGAtgatttctctctgcctctccctcctccctctccttttctctccctccctcgtttcctccctgctccatctctctctctcccgccctcatttcctcccttcctccctgctccatctctctctccctccctgctccatctctctctcctcctgctccatctctctctccttctctttccctccctgctccatctctctctattccctgctccatctatctctccttctctctccctccgtgctccatctctctccttttccctccctccctgctccatctctctctccttctctctctctccctgctccatctctttcttcctctctctccctccctgctccatctctctcttcctctctctccctccctgctctatctctctcttcctctctctccctccctgctccatctctctctcctctctccctccctgctccatctctctcttcttctctctccctccctgctccatctctcttcctctctctccttctctatccctccctgctccatctctctctccttctccctccctccctgctccatctctctccctccctgctccatccctctctccttctctctccctccctgctccatcgctctctctccccctccctgctccatctctctctatcactccctgctccatctctctctctctccctccctgccccatctctctctctccccccttgctccatctctctctctccttccctgctccatctctctctccttcacagcaACTATGTCTGACAAACCTGACCTGACAGAGATCACCTGCTTCGACAAGACCAAACTGAAGAAGACTGAGACGAAAGAGAAGAACCCCCTGCCAACCAAAGAGAGTGAGTGATCATGTGTTTTAAAGGGTGTTGTAAGGGAAGGTTTGCCtctgcagttctctctctctctctattcaattcaaggggctttattggcatgggaaacatatgttaacattgccaaagtagGTGAAGTAGATaacatacaaaagtgaaataaacaatagaaatgaacagtaaacattacactcatagaagttccaaaagaataatgacatttcaaatgtcatattatgtatatatacagtgttgtaacgatgtacaaatggttaaagtacaaaagggaaaataaataaacataaatatgggttgtatttacaatggtgtttgttcttcactggttgaccttttcttgtggtaacaggtcacaaatcttgctgctgtgatggcaaactgtgatatttcacccagtagatatgggagaatatcaaaatcgggtttgttttctaattctttgtggatctctctctctcataggtGGTCAGTTCGACCGCTGTCGACCGTCCTTTAGGCCTGCAGTATACAAATACTTGTCTACTACAAATCACTGAATCAGCAACATCACTCTCTCCCTATAGGCccaggtcaaagtagtgcactatctaaggaacagggtaccatttgggacagacaCTGTATCGTCTCTGCAATGCAACCACACCACCGGAGCCCAACTCACATTCAAATCTCCATACAGATGTGTGCACTGACATGCCTGTCCTCCTGTCTTCTGTTTTAGCCATTGaacaggaaaggaaaggggacGCGACGCCTTGATGTGACTTGGTGAAGAGGACGTGAGGAGGAAAACAGGAGAGGCAGAGATGCCGTCAACAAAAGCACTTTGttttgactgtctgtctgtctcagtattCTACTTGAAGTTACTTTGTATTGTATAACAGGGTGCTGTAGGGCCCCGGGAGATGCAGTAGTGGAGGAGGGTACATGGGCTGCATCcctaatgtcaccctattccttatatagtgcaataATATTGACctggtccactatatagggaatatggtgccatttgggacacagattgACATCTTCACAGGGGTCTCTCTATCATCAGGGGAATATAGTTGTAGCCTGGCTGCCAGGATGGTTCTGCTTTAAATAAGTATTGGGCCAGAAACAACACCTAGCCTTTACTCCCTAGCCTCTAACCCTTTactccctaacctctaaccctttactccctaacctctaaccctttactccctagcctctaaccctttactccctagcctctaaccctttactccctaacctctaaccctttactccctaacctctaaccctttactccctagcctctaaccctttactccctagcctctaaccctttactccctaacctctaaccctttactccctagcctctaaccctttactccctaacctctaaccctttactccctagcctctaaccctttactccctaacctctaaccctttactccctagcctctaaccctttactccctagcctctaaccctttactccctaacctctaaccctttaCTCCCTAGCCTCTAACCCTTTACTCCCTAGCCTCTACCCCTTTACTCCCTAGCATCTAACCCTTTactccctaacctctaaccctttaCTCCCTAACCTCTACCCCTTTACTCCCTAGCCTCTAACCCTTTactccctaacctctaaccctttactccctaacctctaaccctttaCTCCCTAGCCTCTAACCCTTTACTCCCTAGCCTCTAACCCTTTACTCCCTAGCCTCTAACCCTTTACTCCCTAGCCTCTAACCCTTTACTCCCTAACCTCTACCCCTTTACTCCCTAGCCTCTA
The sequence above is drawn from the Salmo salar chromosome ssa05, Ssal_v3.1, whole genome shotgun sequence genome and encodes:
- the tmsb2 gene encoding thymosin beta, with protein sequence MSDKPDLTEITCFDKTKLKKTETKEKNPLPTKETIEQERKGDATP